In the Gymnogyps californianus isolate 813 chromosome 3, ASM1813914v2, whole genome shotgun sequence genome, one interval contains:
- the CEBPZ gene encoding CCAAT/enhancer-binding protein zeta: protein MAALWDFGMRDPKKASGDSAEEEEDDEEGEDGDAEEFTLDEVLRLGGTKQDYLMLCAVDEADEMVDGGKKDAIDDLKEGELEAFVSSLGLGKYAESCLVVEGEEEEDGGSEEKEKPPKKEKSKKETNPPSLERKKEKNVKEKTSGVKDSKKKQAGSDQVQHLSAKKERLEEDFEFHARQVILIKPGGKWYDLEYTNEFSSEPQNQTLLSKYKALAQKLYHHETELYKNKTDYQKGASSAWMKTVVSSGTLADRMAAMTLLIQDSAVHSVQFVENLVNLIKKKGSRHQSLMALDTFKELLISDLLPDNRKLWSFSQRPFNNIEKMSSGNRDSRDRRLILWYFEHHLKLQVAEFVQALETLSHDSLTATKSRALAVAHELLCNKPEQEKVLLVQLVNKLGDPQNKIATKASYLLEMLLHKHPNMKGVVCSEVERLLYRSNINVKTQYYAICFLNQIVLSHEESALANKLITLYFCFFRNCIKKKDVESKMLSALLCGVNRAYPYAETGDEKVKEQMDTLFKVLHVVNFGTSVQALMLLFQVMDSQQTVSDRYYAALYKKLLDPALATCSKPSMFLNLVYKSLKADVVLRRVKAFVKRLLQVTCGQMPPFICGTLYLLSELLRVKPELRVQLQDHVESDDEECFKDQEEAEEEFVDADKEVEGEERSTTENSAKTNDSNSTASWVHHLNMGGRKSGASYDPMHRSPLYCGAESTSLWELKKLSEHFHPSVALFAKTILEGNHIQYSGDPLQDFTLMRFLDRFVYRNPKLHKGKENTSSVVMQPKKKQFMKDTQNLAVNSKEFRAKDESKIPVDEVFFHRFYSKFDKRREKQKRQDDEESVEDVDDDEFERALDTFEAADNAIDVGQDDLDFAGNIKKKTKGGKKGQRSEESNADWEDSDDEDEFSDLDDEEVSLGSMEEDFGEDMDEEGGVFMDVSDDDNSLEPNNDKQLKSVSKKGKRKKDMNFVGSLEGSNRGKKRKLKDASILASAEEFGSLLDENAGSKFDNIGMNAMANRDNANVKQIQWEIERDKWLHNRDVKSIIKKKKQFRHRGLKNKYKGKKSKR from the exons CAAGACTACCTGATGCTGTGCGCCGTGGACGAGGCGGACGAGATGGTGGACGGCGGCAAGAAGGACGCGATCGACGACCTGAAGGAAGGGGAGCTGGAGGCGTTCGTCAGCTCCCTGGGGCTCGGCAAGTATGCGGAAAGTTGCCTGgtggtggagggagaggaggaggaggacggcggcagtgaggagaaagagaagcccccaaagaaagagaaaagcaagaaagaaactAACCCTCCTTCgttagaaaggaagaaagaaaaaaacgtCAAGGAGAAGACAAGCGGTGTGAAAGACAGCAAGAAGAAGCAAGCTGGCAGTGATCAGGTCCAGCACctttcagcaaagaaagagaGGCTGGAAGAAGATTTTGAGTTTCATGCTAGGCAAGTGATACTGATCAAACCAGGGGGCAAATGGTATGATCTAGAATACACCAATGAATTCTCTTCAGAGCCACAAAATCAGACGCTTCTGTCCAAGTATAAGGCCTTGGCCCAAAAGCTGTACCACCATGAGACAGAGCTGTATAAGAATAAGACAGATTATCAGAAGGGGGCCTCTTCGGCGTGGATGAAAACTGTTGTGTCGTCAGGTACCTTGGCTGACAGGATGGCAGCGATGACACTTCTCATTCAGGACAGTGCTGTCCACAGTGTCCAGTTTGTTGAGAACTTGGTAAACCTCATAAAGAAAAAGGGCAGCAGGCATCAGAGCCTCATGGCTTTGGATACCTTCAAGGAGCTTCTCATTTCGGATCTCTTGCCAGACAATCGAAAATTATGGTCTTTCTCGCAGCGACCATTTAACAACATAGAGAAGATGTCGAGTGGCAACAGGGATTCAAGAGACAGGCGGTTGATACTGTGGTACTTTGAGCATCACCTGAAACTGCAGGTGGCAGAGTTTGTGCAAGCGTTAGAAACACTGAGTCATGATTCTCTGACAGCAACCAAATCCCGAGCGCTGGCAGTTGCCCATGAGCTTCTCTGTAACAAGCCTGAGCAGGAGAAAGTTCTGCTTGTTCAGCTGGTAAATAAACTAGGAGACCCTCAGAACAAAATCGCCACCAAAGCCTCTTATCTTTTAGAGATGTTACTTCACAAGCATCCAAATATGAAGGGAGTAGTGTGCAGCGAGGTGGAGAGGCTTTTGTACCGGTCAAACATCAATGTGAAAACTCAGTATTACGCCATTTGCTTTCTAAACCAGATAGTCCTCAGTCATGAAGAAAGTGCATTGGCTAACAAGCTGATAACTTtgtacttttgcttttttcGGAACTGCATCAAGAAAAAAGACGTTGAATCCAAAATGCTCAGTGCTCTTCTTTGCGGGGTAAACAGAGCTTACCCTTATGCTGAGACTGGTGATGAGAAAGTGAAAGAACAAATGGACACGTTGTTTAAAGTTCTGCATGTTGTGAACTTCGGTACCAGTGTCCAGGCCCTGATGTTACTGTTTCAAGTGATGGACTCTCAGCAGACTGTATCGGATAGGTACTACGCAGCACTGTACAA GAAGCTTCTAGATCCTGCTTTAGCAACCTGCTCAAAGCCATCCATGTTTCTTAATCTTGTCTATAAATCTCTGAAGGCAGATGTAGTGTTACGGCGTGTGAAGGCCTTTGTGAAGAGGTTACTTCAAGTCACTTGTGGACAAATGCCACCCTTCATTTGTGGAACCCTGTACCTTCTGTCTGAGCTTCTGAGAGTAAAACCAGAGTTAAGGGTCCAGTTACAGGATCATGTG gAGTCAGATGATGAAGAGTGCTTTAAGGATCAAGAAGAGGCTGAAGAAGAATTTGTGGATGCAGACAAAGAAGTAGAAGGTGAAGAGAGGAGCACAACGGAAAATTCTGCTAAAACAAACGATTCAAATTCAACAGCCTCGTGGGTGCATCATCTGAATATGGGAG GCAGGAAGAGTGGAGCTTCGTATGATCCTATGCACCGAAGTCCTTTATACTGTGGTGCTGAAAGTACAAGCCTTTGGGAACTGAAGAAG ctttctgaacATTTTCATCCATCTGTGGCCCTATTCGCAAAAACAATTCTAGAA ggAAATCACATTCAGTACTCCGGTGACCCTTTGCAGGATTTCACATTAATGAGGTTCTTGGATCGCTTTGTGTACAGAAATCCCAAACTCCATAAAGGCAAAG AAAACACCAGCAGTGTGGTAATGCAGCCGAAGAAGAAGCAGTTTATGAAAGATACGCAGAATCTTGCAG tcaACAGTAAGGAATTCCGTGCcaaagatgaaagcaaaatcCCAGTGGATGAAGTGTTTTTTCACAG attttattcaAAGTTCGAtaagaggagagagaaacaaaagcgTCAGGATGATGAAGAAAGTGTGGAAGATGTAGATGATGATGAATTTGAAAGAGCATTGG ataCATTTGAAGCAGCTGATAATGCCATTGATGTTGGCCAGGATGACCTTGATTTTGCTGG taacataaaaaagaaaaccaaaggtgGTAAGAAAGGCCAAAGAAGCGAGGAATCCAATGCTGACTGGGAGGATTCTGATGATGAAGATGAAttcagtgatctggatgatgagGAAGTCTCCTTAGGAAGTATGGAGGAAGACTTTGGAGAGGATATGGATGAAGAGGGAGGTGTATTTATGGATGTGTCTGATGATGATAACAGTCTAG agcCGAACAATGACAAGCAATTGAAGTCTGTCAGTAAAAAgggcaagagaaagaaagatatgaATTTTGTGGGATCACTTGAAG GATCCAATcgaggaaagaaaagaaaactcaaagaTGCCAGCATACTGGCATCTGCAGAAGAG tttGGCTCTCTGCTGGATGAAAATGCTGGGTCTAAGTTTGACAATATTGGAATGAACGCCATGGCCAACAGAGATAATGCAA ATGTCAAACAGATCCAGTGGGAAATAGAGCGTGACAAGTGGCTTCACAATAGGGATGTGAAAAGCATcatcaaaaagaagaaacagttcAGGCACAGAGGGCTGAAAAACAAGTACAAAGGCAAGAAATCAAAAAGATGA